A genomic window from Nicotiana sylvestris chromosome 11, ASM39365v2, whole genome shotgun sequence includes:
- the LOC104232203 gene encoding uncharacterized protein isoform X3, protein MGFLSFTLHLIDFLAWPVLALGYPICASIRAIETGSEYHMRKLVTYWTIFSFISLFEHVFEKLIEWVPLWPYIKLIAICWLVIPEFNSACYFYQHLVHPCFPLKLHDVIAQFYGSCYVYQCFAYLCSFVNLQTFTDWFNKPMEDPSLKTETFLDVGERYLEENGSDPLVKLIANKTAREGSGPVWEDIKVREHMAKHEAAEPKQVEGVKENQIHIEKETVGMQVEGMVVPADTEECKLPEITCTVCQLTTTSEHNLKSRRKRRRRKVTCEELKIEGSSPVTTKSNQLNQAQVKDAAAPQSEQNTNEAADPKQVKSVEENLVQVGKKTTGVPIKETTLLADNTKEITLRETNSLNNVQKEWTCALCQVTTNSEHDLKCHLLGRNHREKCEELKTCKKKAKAERNLKQEQVEHALAPQITRSSTNEKPKEKVQLGATGQYEKQKQVKNAVGVAHSSKLLCRFCNVKCLSEIDLAAHLKGRKHLAKLQETMV, encoded by the exons ATGGGTTTTCTCAGTTTTACCCTTCACTTGATCGATTTCCTGGCTTg GCCGGTTCTTGCTCTGGGCTATCCTAT ATGTGCTTCAATCCGAGCGATTGAGACTGGCTCCGAGTATCACATGAGGAAGCTAGTCACATATTGGactatcttttcctttatttcccTGTTCGAGCACGTATTTGAGAAACTTATTGAATG GGTTCCTCTGTGGCCTTATATAAAATTAATTGCCATATGTTGGTTGGTAATACCTGAGTTTAACAGCGCATGTTATTTTTATCAACATCTTGTTCATCCATGTTTTCCATTGAAACTGCACGATGTAATTGCTCAGTTTTATGGTTCTTGTTATGTTTACCAATGCTTTGCATATTTGTGCTCGTTTGTCAACCTTCAAACTTTCACTGACTGGTTTAACAAGCCAATGGAGGATCCATCTCTCAAGACTGAAACATTTCTGGATGTGGGAGAGAGGTATCTTGAAGAAAATGGATCTGATCCGCTGGTGAAACTTATTGCAAACAAG ACAGCACGTGAAGGGAGTGGTCCTGTTTGGGAAGATATCAAAGTGAGGGAGCACATGGCAAAACATGAAGCAGCTGAGCCCAAACAG GTTGAAGGTGTGAAGGAAAATCAAATTCATATTGAGAAGGAAACGGTAGGAATGCAGGTCGAGGGAATGGTAGTTCCAGCAGATACCGAAGAGTGTAAACTTCCAGAGATTACTTGTACAGTATGCCAACTGACAACCACCTCAGAGCATAACTTGAAGTCCCGTCGTAAAAGAAGGAGACGTAAGGTAACGTGTGAAGAGCTGAAAATTGAAGGAAGCTCACCTGTTACAACAAAGTCAAATCAGCTTAATCAGGCGCAAGTAAAAGATGCAGCTGCACCACAATCAGAGCAAAATACTAATGAAGCAGCTGACCCCAAACAG GTTAAAAGTGTGGAGGAAAATCTAGTTCAGGTTGGGAAGAAAACAACAGGTGTGCCGATCAAGGAAACAACGCTTCTAGCAGATAATACCAAAGAGATTACACTCCGCGAGACCAATTCTTTAAATAACGTTCAGAAAGAGTGGACTTGTGCATTATGTCAAGTGACAACCAACTCAGAGCATGACTTGAAGTGCCATCTTCTAGGAAGGAATCATAGGGAAAAGTGTGAAGAGCTGAAAACTTGCAAGAAAAAGGCCAAAGCTGAAAGAAATCTTAAGCAGGAGCAAGTAGAACATGCACTTGCACCACAAATAACGCGCAGTAGTACTAATGAAAAGCCAAAAGAAAAGGTCCAACTAGGAGCTACTGGACAATATGAAAAGCAGAAACAAGTGAAGAATGCTGTTGGTGTTGCTCATAGTTCTAAGCTGTTGTGTCGTTTTTGTAACGTCAAGTGCCTTAGCGAGATTGATCTGGCTGCCCATCTTAAAGGGAGGAAGCACTTAGCAAAACTTCAAGAAACAATGGTTTAA
- the LOC104232203 gene encoding uncharacterized protein isoform X4: protein MGFLSFTLHLIDFLAWPVLALGYPMVPLWPYIKLIAICWLVIPEFNSACYFYQHLVHPCFPLKLHDVIAQFYGSCYVYQCFAYLCSFVNLQTFTDWFNKPMEDPSLKTETFLDVGERYLEENGSDPLVKLIANKLRVFRKQPLYSFGVRTAREGSGPVWEDIKVREHMAKHEAAEPKQVEGVKENQIHIEKETVGMQVEGMVVPADTEECKLPEITCTVCQLTTTSEHNLKSRRKRRRRKVTCEELKIEGSSPVTTKSNQLNQAQVKDAAAPQSEQNTNEAADPKQVKSVEENLVQVGKKTTGVPIKETTLLADNTKEITLRETNSLNNVQKEWTCALCQVTTNSEHDLKCHLLGRNHREKCEELKTCKKKAKAERNLKQEQVEHALAPQITRSSTNEKPKEKVQLGATGQYEKQKQVKNAVGVAHSSKLLCRFCNVKCLSEIDLAAHLKGRKHLAKLQETMV from the exons ATGGGTTTTCTCAGTTTTACCCTTCACTTGATCGATTTCCTGGCTTg GCCGGTTCTTGCTCTGGGCTATCCTAT GGTTCCTCTGTGGCCTTATATAAAATTAATTGCCATATGTTGGTTGGTAATACCTGAGTTTAACAGCGCATGTTATTTTTATCAACATCTTGTTCATCCATGTTTTCCATTGAAACTGCACGATGTAATTGCTCAGTTTTATGGTTCTTGTTATGTTTACCAATGCTTTGCATATTTGTGCTCGTTTGTCAACCTTCAAACTTTCACTGACTGGTTTAACAAGCCAATGGAGGATCCATCTCTCAAGACTGAAACATTTCTGGATGTGGGAGAGAGGTATCTTGAAGAAAATGGATCTGATCCGCTGGTGAAACTTATTGCAAACAAG ctgagggtctttcggaaacagcctctctactccttcggggtaagg ACAGCACGTGAAGGGAGTGGTCCTGTTTGGGAAGATATCAAAGTGAGGGAGCACATGGCAAAACATGAAGCAGCTGAGCCCAAACAG GTTGAAGGTGTGAAGGAAAATCAAATTCATATTGAGAAGGAAACGGTAGGAATGCAGGTCGAGGGAATGGTAGTTCCAGCAGATACCGAAGAGTGTAAACTTCCAGAGATTACTTGTACAGTATGCCAACTGACAACCACCTCAGAGCATAACTTGAAGTCCCGTCGTAAAAGAAGGAGACGTAAGGTAACGTGTGAAGAGCTGAAAATTGAAGGAAGCTCACCTGTTACAACAAAGTCAAATCAGCTTAATCAGGCGCAAGTAAAAGATGCAGCTGCACCACAATCAGAGCAAAATACTAATGAAGCAGCTGACCCCAAACAG GTTAAAAGTGTGGAGGAAAATCTAGTTCAGGTTGGGAAGAAAACAACAGGTGTGCCGATCAAGGAAACAACGCTTCTAGCAGATAATACCAAAGAGATTACACTCCGCGAGACCAATTCTTTAAATAACGTTCAGAAAGAGTGGACTTGTGCATTATGTCAAGTGACAACCAACTCAGAGCATGACTTGAAGTGCCATCTTCTAGGAAGGAATCATAGGGAAAAGTGTGAAGAGCTGAAAACTTGCAAGAAAAAGGCCAAAGCTGAAAGAAATCTTAAGCAGGAGCAAGTAGAACATGCACTTGCACCACAAATAACGCGCAGTAGTACTAATGAAAAGCCAAAAGAAAAGGTCCAACTAGGAGCTACTGGACAATATGAAAAGCAGAAACAAGTGAAGAATGCTGTTGGTGTTGCTCATAGTTCTAAGCTGTTGTGTCGTTTTTGTAACGTCAAGTGCCTTAGCGAGATTGATCTGGCTGCCCATCTTAAAGGGAGGAAGCACTTAGCAAAACTTCAAGAAACAATGGTTTAA
- the LOC104232203 gene encoding uncharacterized protein isoform X2 yields the protein MGFLSFTLHLIDFLAWPVLALGYPICASIRAIETGSEYHMRKLVTYWTIFSFISLFEHVFEKLIEWVPLWPYIKLIAICWLVIPEFNSACYFYQHLVHPCFPLKLHDVIAQFYGSCYVYQCFAYLCSFVNLQTFTDWFNKPMEDPSLKTETFLDVGERYLEENGSDPLVKLIANKLRVFRKQPLYSFGTAREGSGPVWEDIKVREHMAKHEAAEPKQVEGVKENQIHIEKETVGMQVEGMVVPADTEECKLPEITCTVCQLTTTSEHNLKSRRKRRRRKVTCEELKIEGSSPVTTKSNQLNQAQVKDAAAPQSEQNTNEAADPKQVKSVEENLVQVGKKTTGVPIKETTLLADNTKEITLRETNSLNNVQKEWTCALCQVTTNSEHDLKCHLLGRNHREKCEELKTCKKKAKAERNLKQEQVEHALAPQITRSSTNEKPKEKVQLGATGQYEKQKQVKNAVGVAHSSKLLCRFCNVKCLSEIDLAAHLKGRKHLAKLQETMV from the exons ATGGGTTTTCTCAGTTTTACCCTTCACTTGATCGATTTCCTGGCTTg GCCGGTTCTTGCTCTGGGCTATCCTAT ATGTGCTTCAATCCGAGCGATTGAGACTGGCTCCGAGTATCACATGAGGAAGCTAGTCACATATTGGactatcttttcctttatttcccTGTTCGAGCACGTATTTGAGAAACTTATTGAATG GGTTCCTCTGTGGCCTTATATAAAATTAATTGCCATATGTTGGTTGGTAATACCTGAGTTTAACAGCGCATGTTATTTTTATCAACATCTTGTTCATCCATGTTTTCCATTGAAACTGCACGATGTAATTGCTCAGTTTTATGGTTCTTGTTATGTTTACCAATGCTTTGCATATTTGTGCTCGTTTGTCAACCTTCAAACTTTCACTGACTGGTTTAACAAGCCAATGGAGGATCCATCTCTCAAGACTGAAACATTTCTGGATGTGGGAGAGAGGTATCTTGAAGAAAATGGATCTGATCCGCTGGTGAAACTTATTGCAAACAAG ctgagggtctttcggaaacagcctctctactccttcggg ACAGCACGTGAAGGGAGTGGTCCTGTTTGGGAAGATATCAAAGTGAGGGAGCACATGGCAAAACATGAAGCAGCTGAGCCCAAACAG GTTGAAGGTGTGAAGGAAAATCAAATTCATATTGAGAAGGAAACGGTAGGAATGCAGGTCGAGGGAATGGTAGTTCCAGCAGATACCGAAGAGTGTAAACTTCCAGAGATTACTTGTACAGTATGCCAACTGACAACCACCTCAGAGCATAACTTGAAGTCCCGTCGTAAAAGAAGGAGACGTAAGGTAACGTGTGAAGAGCTGAAAATTGAAGGAAGCTCACCTGTTACAACAAAGTCAAATCAGCTTAATCAGGCGCAAGTAAAAGATGCAGCTGCACCACAATCAGAGCAAAATACTAATGAAGCAGCTGACCCCAAACAG GTTAAAAGTGTGGAGGAAAATCTAGTTCAGGTTGGGAAGAAAACAACAGGTGTGCCGATCAAGGAAACAACGCTTCTAGCAGATAATACCAAAGAGATTACACTCCGCGAGACCAATTCTTTAAATAACGTTCAGAAAGAGTGGACTTGTGCATTATGTCAAGTGACAACCAACTCAGAGCATGACTTGAAGTGCCATCTTCTAGGAAGGAATCATAGGGAAAAGTGTGAAGAGCTGAAAACTTGCAAGAAAAAGGCCAAAGCTGAAAGAAATCTTAAGCAGGAGCAAGTAGAACATGCACTTGCACCACAAATAACGCGCAGTAGTACTAATGAAAAGCCAAAAGAAAAGGTCCAACTAGGAGCTACTGGACAATATGAAAAGCAGAAACAAGTGAAGAATGCTGTTGGTGTTGCTCATAGTTCTAAGCTGTTGTGTCGTTTTTGTAACGTCAAGTGCCTTAGCGAGATTGATCTGGCTGCCCATCTTAAAGGGAGGAAGCACTTAGCAAAACTTCAAGAAACAATGGTTTAA
- the LOC104232203 gene encoding uncharacterized protein isoform X1, whose amino-acid sequence MGFLSFTLHLIDFLAWPVLALGYPICASIRAIETGSEYHMRKLVTYWTIFSFISLFEHVFEKLIEWVPLWPYIKLIAICWLVIPEFNSACYFYQHLVHPCFPLKLHDVIAQFYGSCYVYQCFAYLCSFVNLQTFTDWFNKPMEDPSLKTETFLDVGERYLEENGSDPLVKLIANKLRVFRKQPLYSFGVRTAREGSGPVWEDIKVREHMAKHEAAEPKQVEGVKENQIHIEKETVGMQVEGMVVPADTEECKLPEITCTVCQLTTTSEHNLKSRRKRRRRKVTCEELKIEGSSPVTTKSNQLNQAQVKDAAAPQSEQNTNEAADPKQVKSVEENLVQVGKKTTGVPIKETTLLADNTKEITLRETNSLNNVQKEWTCALCQVTTNSEHDLKCHLLGRNHREKCEELKTCKKKAKAERNLKQEQVEHALAPQITRSSTNEKPKEKVQLGATGQYEKQKQVKNAVGVAHSSKLLCRFCNVKCLSEIDLAAHLKGRKHLAKLQETMV is encoded by the exons ATGGGTTTTCTCAGTTTTACCCTTCACTTGATCGATTTCCTGGCTTg GCCGGTTCTTGCTCTGGGCTATCCTAT ATGTGCTTCAATCCGAGCGATTGAGACTGGCTCCGAGTATCACATGAGGAAGCTAGTCACATATTGGactatcttttcctttatttcccTGTTCGAGCACGTATTTGAGAAACTTATTGAATG GGTTCCTCTGTGGCCTTATATAAAATTAATTGCCATATGTTGGTTGGTAATACCTGAGTTTAACAGCGCATGTTATTTTTATCAACATCTTGTTCATCCATGTTTTCCATTGAAACTGCACGATGTAATTGCTCAGTTTTATGGTTCTTGTTATGTTTACCAATGCTTTGCATATTTGTGCTCGTTTGTCAACCTTCAAACTTTCACTGACTGGTTTAACAAGCCAATGGAGGATCCATCTCTCAAGACTGAAACATTTCTGGATGTGGGAGAGAGGTATCTTGAAGAAAATGGATCTGATCCGCTGGTGAAACTTATTGCAAACAAG ctgagggtctttcggaaacagcctctctactccttcggggtaagg ACAGCACGTGAAGGGAGTGGTCCTGTTTGGGAAGATATCAAAGTGAGGGAGCACATGGCAAAACATGAAGCAGCTGAGCCCAAACAG GTTGAAGGTGTGAAGGAAAATCAAATTCATATTGAGAAGGAAACGGTAGGAATGCAGGTCGAGGGAATGGTAGTTCCAGCAGATACCGAAGAGTGTAAACTTCCAGAGATTACTTGTACAGTATGCCAACTGACAACCACCTCAGAGCATAACTTGAAGTCCCGTCGTAAAAGAAGGAGACGTAAGGTAACGTGTGAAGAGCTGAAAATTGAAGGAAGCTCACCTGTTACAACAAAGTCAAATCAGCTTAATCAGGCGCAAGTAAAAGATGCAGCTGCACCACAATCAGAGCAAAATACTAATGAAGCAGCTGACCCCAAACAG GTTAAAAGTGTGGAGGAAAATCTAGTTCAGGTTGGGAAGAAAACAACAGGTGTGCCGATCAAGGAAACAACGCTTCTAGCAGATAATACCAAAGAGATTACACTCCGCGAGACCAATTCTTTAAATAACGTTCAGAAAGAGTGGACTTGTGCATTATGTCAAGTGACAACCAACTCAGAGCATGACTTGAAGTGCCATCTTCTAGGAAGGAATCATAGGGAAAAGTGTGAAGAGCTGAAAACTTGCAAGAAAAAGGCCAAAGCTGAAAGAAATCTTAAGCAGGAGCAAGTAGAACATGCACTTGCACCACAAATAACGCGCAGTAGTACTAATGAAAAGCCAAAAGAAAAGGTCCAACTAGGAGCTACTGGACAATATGAAAAGCAGAAACAAGTGAAGAATGCTGTTGGTGTTGCTCATAGTTCTAAGCTGTTGTGTCGTTTTTGTAACGTCAAGTGCCTTAGCGAGATTGATCTGGCTGCCCATCTTAAAGGGAGGAAGCACTTAGCAAAACTTCAAGAAACAATGGTTTAA